One Chitinophagales bacterium genomic window carries:
- the yngB gene encoding putative UTP--glucose-1-phosphate uridylyltransferase YngB produces MHYKQTDSPRITKAVIPAAGKGTRLLPATKAQPKEMLPVVDKPVIQYVVEEAVASGIRDILIIIAPGKETLQRHFAPESRFKQFLQEKSNSRSRLIAHLPAGKARIHFAYQNYPRGLGDAIRCAEEFVANEPFAVLLGDTIITTHRLPLTRQLMDIYAEYHSPVAALEKVLPALAHRYGIFRGEKITGNLFQAVSLEEKPRQHIRSPMAVAGRYILTPDIFHYLKNLRKGVNHEIQLTDALRFQAASRRLLGLLFEGTRYDVGNRLDFLKTNILFGMEHPETGKELRKWLSNLTRRKT; encoded by the coding sequence ATGCATTATAAACAAACAGATTCACCCCGGATAACCAAAGCTGTCATTCCGGCTGCAGGCAAGGGTACACGATTGCTTCCGGCCACAAAGGCTCAGCCTAAAGAAATGCTTCCGGTAGTGGACAAGCCGGTGATTCAATACGTAGTGGAAGAAGCTGTCGCCTCCGGTATTCGGGATATTCTTATCATTATTGCTCCGGGAAAGGAAACCCTGCAAAGACATTTCGCCCCGGAAAGCAGATTCAAACAGTTCCTGCAAGAAAAAAGCAATTCACGAAGTCGGCTTATTGCGCATCTTCCCGCTGGAAAGGCCCGCATCCATTTTGCATATCAAAATTATCCCCGCGGACTGGGAGATGCCATCCGATGTGCAGAAGAGTTTGTCGCAAATGAACCGTTTGCCGTGTTGCTGGGAGACACGATTATCACTACACATCGGCTGCCACTTACACGCCAGCTTATGGATATTTATGCAGAGTACCATTCACCCGTTGCCGCTCTGGAAAAGGTGCTACCAGCTCTGGCTCATCGCTACGGCATTTTTCGTGGGGAAAAAATAACAGGCAACCTGTTCCAAGCAGTGAGTCTTGAAGAAAAACCCCGTCAACATATACGCTCCCCCATGGCTGTAGCCGGACGCTACATCCTCACTCCAGATATCTTCCATTATCTGAAAAATCTCAGGAAAGGAGTAAACCACGAGATTCAACTTACCGATGCGCTTAGGTTTCAGGCAGCCAGCAGACGGCTTCTCGGATTGCTCTTTGAAGGCACACGGTATGATGTTGGCAACCGCCTGGATTTTCTGAAAACCAATATCTTATTCGGTATGGAACATCCGGAGACGGGCAAAGAACTTAGAAAATGGCTGAGTAATCTGACTAGGCGAAAGACCTGA
- the aspC gene encoding aspartate aminotransferase — protein MLNESLSIGKSPTLDKAHINPHVAQLGISGTLAINERCNQLIKDGKTVYKFGLGQSPFPVPVPVVEALRLFAHEKDYLPVKGLPALREAVAFFHRKKDLVDVAPESVLIGPGSKELLFLLQLVFNGQIIITGPSWVSYRPQARILNKKISVLHTSFEDKWKIDPEKLRAVRKGKTHIPAFLILNYPGNPDGVTYTYDELQALAETARKTNIFILSDEIYGQLHHRGQHVSIARYYPEGTVISSGLSKWCGAGGWRLGTFSFPRKLQWLATAMAAVASETYTSVSAPIQYAAVRAFEGGIKIEEYLCHARRILSKLGTHCASRLAAADVRVHMPEGGFYLFLEFSNHVHRLRQKGLTTSALLCEKLLEDTGVALLPGQAFNRPDEEFSARMAYVDFDGARALAASEIIPLDEHLPDDFLPTYCGKVLEGVEHLLRWLQE, from the coding sequence ATGCTGAACGAATCTCTATCCATTGGAAAAAGCCCTACTCTGGACAAAGCCCATATAAACCCGCACGTTGCACAGCTTGGCATTTCGGGTACGCTGGCCATCAATGAAAGATGTAATCAACTGATTAAAGATGGCAAAACGGTATACAAATTTGGATTAGGGCAATCTCCGTTTCCGGTACCGGTGCCGGTTGTGGAGGCACTGCGCCTGTTTGCCCATGAAAAAGATTATCTTCCGGTAAAGGGTCTTCCGGCATTACGGGAGGCGGTGGCATTTTTTCACCGGAAGAAAGATCTTGTGGATGTTGCGCCCGAAAGTGTGTTGATTGGCCCGGGTTCCAAAGAACTCCTTTTCTTACTTCAATTGGTTTTTAACGGGCAGATAATCATCACCGGTCCGAGCTGGGTGTCGTATAGGCCCCAGGCACGTATTCTGAATAAAAAAATTTCGGTACTGCACACATCTTTTGAGGATAAATGGAAAATAGATCCTGAGAAACTACGTGCCGTCAGAAAGGGTAAAACACATATCCCGGCATTCCTCATTTTGAATTATCCGGGTAATCCGGATGGGGTTACTTATACTTATGATGAATTACAGGCACTAGCCGAAACGGCTCGAAAAACAAATATATTTATTTTATCAGACGAAATATACGGACAGCTGCATCACCGCGGGCAGCATGTGTCAATTGCACGCTATTATCCCGAAGGTACGGTCATTAGCTCCGGGCTATCCAAATGGTGTGGTGCTGGCGGATGGCGGCTTGGCACTTTTTCATTTCCCCGGAAACTACAATGGCTTGCTACGGCTATGGCTGCGGTGGCCAGTGAAACGTACACTTCCGTAAGTGCTCCCATCCAATATGCTGCTGTACGTGCCTTTGAGGGTGGCATAAAAATAGAAGAATACCTCTGTCATGCCAGACGTATTTTATCAAAGCTGGGAACACATTGTGCTTCAAGACTTGCTGCCGCTGATGTAAGAGTACATATGCCTGAAGGTGGATTCTATCTGTTTCTTGAATTTTCAAACCATGTGCATCGGCTTAGGCAGAAAGGATTAACTACTTCTGCACTGCTTTGTGAAAAACTTCTGGAGGATACCGGAGTGGCTTTGTTGCCGGGGCAGGCTTTTAATCGTCCCGATGAGGAGTTTTCTGCTCGCATGGCTTATGTGGACTTTGATGGAGCCCGGGCATTGGCTGCAAGCGAAATCATACCCCTGGATGAACATTTACCGGATGATTTCTTACCTACGTATTGTGGTAAGGTGCTGGAGGGGGTTGAGCATCTCTTGCGCTGGCTGCAGGAGTAA
- the cdd gene encoding cytidine deaminase, with product MNHLEIQTVVRIYAEKELPEEDRQTLLQARQALSLAYAPYSRFQVGAAIRMSDGQIVRGSNQENAAFPLGICAERIALAARSVLAPNGTIISIAITSAEKHPQKVISPCGMCRQALLEAELRQNHPIRIVLDGSDQTVYVLNSAADLLPLPFSSGNL from the coding sequence ATGAACCATCTTGAAATTCAAACAGTAGTCAGGATATATGCCGAAAAGGAGTTGCCGGAAGAAGACCGACAGACACTCCTGCAGGCCAGGCAGGCACTGAGCCTTGCTTACGCTCCTTATTCACGTTTTCAGGTCGGGGCCGCCATTCGTATGTCCGATGGACAAATAGTGCGGGGCAGCAATCAGGAAAATGCTGCCTTCCCTCTCGGCATATGTGCTGAAAGAATTGCACTGGCTGCACGCTCGGTCCTTGCACCTAATGGAACGATTATCTCAATTGCTATTACCTCGGCTGAAAAGCATCCCCAAAAGGTTATCTCTCCCTGCGGGATGTGCAGGCAGGCACTGCTGGAAGCCGAATTGCGTCAGAACCATCCAATACGTATAGTTCTTGACGGATCCGACCAAACGGTTTACGTTCTGAACTCTGCAGCAGACCTGCTCCCTTTGCCTTTCAGCTCCGGAAATCTTTGA
- a CDS encoding beta-glucosidase has product MIKKSALAASLLLMPRALRSSVLTTPFTRYDFGKDFKWGVATAAYQIEGAWNEDGKGLSIWDTFSQNPRNIKTGENGNVACDFYHRYASDIELIRQLHMDVFRFSLSWSRIFPEGTGKVNTKGIEFYHKVIDACLARNIEPWITCYHWDLPQRLQDRGGWPARESIGWFSEYVDTISREYGDKVKHWMVFNEPMAFVGLGYLMKLHAPGIRSIKQFKQAVHHVALCQAEGGRIIRANVMGAQVGTTFSCSPVEPKSDHERHHNACRKIDALFNRLFIEPSLGMGYPAEDIFILKDMDKYFQPGDEERLKFDFDFIGLQNYSRVVGRFSLWPPLVWANQVKPEKIPGAELTEMGWEVYPEGIYKILKQFASYPGVDKIIITENGAAFPDVVEGDSVHDYQRIDFFKQYLAQVLKARREGVNVQGYFVWTLMDNFEWAEGYRPRFGLVYVDFPSQKRIIKDSGYWFRDFLKG; this is encoded by the coding sequence ATGATAAAAAAATCGGCACTTGCCGCATCTTTGTTGCTGATGCCGCGTGCACTCAGAAGCTCGGTTTTAACGACTCCCTTTACCAGATACGATTTTGGTAAAGATTTTAAATGGGGTGTTGCTACGGCAGCATATCAGATTGAGGGAGCCTGGAACGAAGATGGCAAGGGCCTTTCAATATGGGATACATTTTCGCAGAATCCGCGCAATATAAAAACCGGAGAAAATGGCAATGTGGCCTGTGACTTCTATCATCGCTATGCATCGGATATTGAGCTGATCCGGCAGCTCCATATGGATGTATTCCGTTTTTCTTTATCATGGTCTCGGATTTTTCCTGAAGGTACAGGGAAAGTGAACACGAAGGGTATTGAATTTTATCATAAAGTCATTGACGCCTGTCTGGCCCGAAACATTGAGCCCTGGATAACCTGCTATCATTGGGATTTACCTCAGCGTTTGCAGGACAGGGGTGGCTGGCCTGCGCGTGAAAGCATAGGCTGGTTTTCGGAATACGTAGACACCATCAGCCGCGAGTATGGCGATAAGGTGAAGCACTGGATGGTTTTTAATGAACCCATGGCGTTTGTCGGTCTTGGCTATCTGATGAAGCTGCATGCTCCGGGCATAAGAAGCATTAAACAGTTTAAGCAGGCCGTGCATCATGTAGCGCTTTGTCAGGCCGAGGGTGGTCGTATTATCCGGGCAAATGTTATGGGCGCCCAGGTAGGAACTACGTTTTCCTGTTCGCCCGTTGAACCGAAAAGCGACCATGAACGACATCATAACGCCTGTCGGAAAATAGATGCCCTCTTTAATCGCTTATTTATTGAACCGTCTCTGGGAATGGGTTATCCCGCAGAGGACATTTTCATATTAAAGGATATGGATAAGTATTTTCAGCCCGGAGATGAAGAGCGTCTGAAATTTGATTTTGATTTCATAGGACTTCAGAATTACTCACGCGTGGTGGGCAGATTTAGCCTGTGGCCACCCCTTGTGTGGGCTAACCAGGTGAAACCTGAAAAAATACCAGGTGCCGAATTAACCGAAATGGGATGGGAAGTATATCCGGAAGGTATCTATAAGATACTAAAACAGTTTGCTTCCTATCCCGGAGTGGATAAAATTATCATTACTGAAAACGGAGCGGCTTTCCCTGATGTGGTAGAAGGCGATTCAGTGCATGACTATCAGCGCATAGACTTTTTCAAACAATATCTTGCCCAGGTACTTAAAGCCAGGCGTGAGGGTGTTAATGTACAGGGATATTTTGTTTGGACACTTATGGATAATTTTGAATGGGCTGAAGGCTATCGCCCGCGCTTCGGGTTAGTGTATGTGGATTTTCCTTCGCAAAAAAGAATAATAAAAGACTCCGGATACTGGTTTCGTGACTTCCTGAAAGGGTAG
- a CDS encoding 3-dehydroquinate synthase, with translation MCGLETIKTKHTTIYLSDTLKDLSRLIRPYREIVLLCDENTRALCLPALLHDVPKLRSALILEIPSGEAYKNIETCSQLWSTALQENISREALWINVGGGVICDLGGFTAATYKRGIRFINIPTTLLAQIDATVGGKLGVDHNHVKNAIGLFQEPALVFINPVFLKTLPDAEVYSGFAEMLKHALIASEIQWNALKKTNPLRIGKHLHLIRESLLIKKNIVTKDPLERNLRKVLNFGHTLGHALESAALSAGRPLRHGHAVALGMLMEAYLSNKKMGMPKAQLHQVQNTILKHFCDYFSEDLKEMNWKAWITHDKKAAAGSLNFTLLHSIGNPVINVNCAMTLVEEAVDVVWQLI, from the coding sequence TTGTGCGGCTTGGAAACCATAAAAACAAAGCACACTACCATTTATCTTTCAGATACGCTGAAAGACCTTTCCCGCCTCATCAGGCCATACAGGGAGATAGTCCTGCTATGTGACGAAAACACACGGGCGCTCTGCCTGCCAGCCTTATTACATGATGTACCCAAACTCCGTTCAGCACTGATTCTGGAAATACCGTCCGGAGAAGCTTATAAAAACATTGAAACCTGCAGTCAGCTTTGGAGCACCGCCCTGCAGGAAAATATCAGCCGGGAGGCTCTGTGGATCAATGTGGGAGGAGGCGTAATCTGTGACCTGGGAGGTTTTACCGCTGCTACCTACAAAAGAGGAATCCGTTTTATCAACATACCTACCACCCTGCTGGCGCAAATAGATGCTACCGTGGGCGGCAAGCTGGGCGTGGATCATAATCACGTAAAAAATGCAATAGGATTGTTTCAGGAGCCGGCATTGGTTTTTATAAACCCTGTTTTTTTAAAAACCCTGCCGGATGCCGAAGTGTACAGTGGCTTTGCCGAAATGCTCAAACACGCTCTTATCGCGTCTGAAATCCAGTGGAATGCGTTAAAAAAAACCAACCCCCTCCGCATTGGTAAGCACTTACATCTTATCCGCGAATCCCTTTTAATCAAAAAAAACATTGTAACTAAAGACCCCCTGGAACGGAATCTAAGGAAGGTGCTCAATTTCGGCCACACATTAGGACATGCCCTGGAAAGCGCAGCTCTGTCTGCAGGCAGGCCTCTGCGTCATGGACATGCCGTTGCTCTCGGTATGCTTATGGAGGCCTACCTGTCAAACAAAAAGATGGGTATGCCCAAAGCGCAGCTTCATCAGGTTCAAAATACTATTCTGAAGCACTTTTGTGACTACTTCAGTGAAGATTTAAAAGAAATGAACTGGAAGGCGTGGATAACCCATGATAAGAAAGCCGCTGCAGGCAGCCTTAACTTTACGCTGTTACATTCCATCGGAAATCCGGTCATCAACGTCAACTGTGCAATGACGCTTGTGGAGGAAGCGGTGGATGTTGTTTGGCAGCTGATATGA
- the kbl gene encoding 2-amino-3-ketobutyrate coenzyme A ligase, which produces MYNTVQDRLKKELEEIQSSGLYKQERIITTPQGAEIKTDAGKTVINFCANNYLGLSSHPKVIEAAKRAIDTHGYGMSSVRFICGTQDMHKTLEKKIADFLGMDDAILYAACFDANGGVFEPLFNEQDAIISDELNHASIIDGIRLCKAQRLRYKHNDMHDLEEKLKEATSARSRIIVTDGVFSMDGTIAQLDRICELAEKYDALVMSDECHATGFIGRTGRGVHEYRNVMGRVDIITGTLGKALGGALGGFVAARKEIVEILRQRSRPYLFSNTLAPAIVGASIAVIDMLSETTALRDKLEKNTKYFREKMTAAGFDIKSGDHPIVPIMLYDAVLAQKFAERLLEKGIYVVGFFYPVVPKGQARIRVQISAIHEQYHLDKAVQAFLEVKKEFLQEGIFISEGQRVSRKI; this is translated from the coding sequence ATGTATAACACCGTTCAGGATAGATTAAAGAAAGAATTGGAGGAAATACAAAGCAGTGGTCTCTACAAACAAGAGCGTATTATCACCACTCCTCAGGGTGCTGAGATTAAAACAGATGCTGGAAAGACAGTTATCAATTTTTGCGCAAACAACTATCTTGGTTTGTCCTCACATCCGAAGGTGATTGAGGCCGCAAAGAGAGCTATTGACACGCACGGTTACGGCATGTCATCGGTGCGTTTCATCTGCGGCACCCAGGATATGCATAAAACGCTTGAAAAAAAAATTGCTGATTTTCTAGGAATGGATGATGCCATCCTCTATGCAGCATGCTTTGATGCCAATGGAGGTGTTTTTGAACCTCTGTTCAACGAGCAGGATGCCATTATTTCAGATGAATTGAATCACGCCTCTATCATTGACGGAATACGCCTTTGTAAGGCCCAGCGCCTTCGCTACAAGCACAATGATATGCATGATCTGGAAGAAAAACTGAAAGAAGCCACATCTGCAAGAAGCAGAATCATTGTCACGGACGGAGTGTTCTCCATGGATGGCACTATAGCGCAGCTTGACAGAATCTGTGAACTGGCTGAAAAATATGATGCACTCGTAATGTCGGATGAATGCCATGCAACCGGTTTTATTGGAAGAACGGGGCGTGGTGTGCATGAGTATAGGAATGTGATGGGCAGGGTGGATATTATCACAGGCACACTGGGTAAAGCCCTAGGCGGTGCGTTGGGAGGCTTTGTGGCTGCGAGAAAAGAAATCGTGGAAATTTTGAGACAGCGCTCCCGGCCTTACTTGTTTTCAAACACTCTTGCTCCGGCTATAGTGGGGGCCTCAATAGCAGTAATTGACATGCTTTCAGAAACCACCGCTCTGCGGGATAAACTGGAAAAAAACACTAAATACTTCCGTGAAAAAATGACTGCTGCAGGCTTTGATATAAAATCCGGGGATCACCCTATTGTGCCCATCATGCTGTATGATGCCGTATTGGCGCAAAAATTTGCCGAAAGACTTCTGGAAAAGGGAATTTATGTGGTAGGGTTCTTTTATCCGGTAGTGCCTAAAGGGCAGGCACGTATTCGAGTGCAGATATCAGCTATACATGAACAATATCATCTGGATAAGGCGGTGCAGGCATTTTTGGAAGTGAAAAAAGAATTTTTGCAGGAAGGAATCTTCATATCTGAGGGACAGCGTGTCTCCCGTAAAATTTAA
- a CDS encoding saccharopine dehydrogenase, with protein sequence MKQILLLGAGKSSSVLIEQLITEAEKEDLKLVVGDQHPANIKQWVSASERLEIIQADASDGSILKPLIHNADLVISMLPAHMHPAVARLCLEEKRHLLTASYVSEEMQQLHHPAVEHDLIFLNEMGVDPGIDHMSAMEVIHRIRAAGGTMTAFESFTGGLLAPESEKDNPWKYKFTWNPRNVVLAGQGTVKFRQEGKYKYIPYHRLFRRTEVIQIPGYGYFEGYANRDSLKYLSAYNLEEVKTIYRGTLRRPGFCRTWNAFVQLGATDDSFIMEDTEEMTYREFINSFLYYDPIAPVELKLAHYMNWDIDSEEMHRLRWLGIFENKKVGLKNATPARILQKILEDKWTLEKEDKDMLVMWHKFNYRIGEEDKELHAYLVVKGQDHIRTSMAQTVGLPVALAARLILSNKIKARGVLIPTLREIYEPVLSDLRKLGISFQEMQIK encoded by the coding sequence ATGAAACAAATTCTATTACTGGGTGCTGGAAAATCCAGCAGCGTACTCATAGAGCAGCTTATTACGGAAGCCGAAAAAGAAGACCTGAAGCTGGTAGTAGGGGATCAGCATCCTGCAAACATCAAACAGTGGGTCAGTGCTTCCGAACGTCTGGAAATTATACAAGCCGATGCTTCAGATGGATCCATTTTGAAACCGCTTATACACAACGCTGACCTGGTAATCTCCATGCTGCCGGCTCACATGCATCCGGCTGTGGCGCGCCTGTGTCTGGAGGAAAAACGTCATCTACTCACTGCCTCCTATGTCTCAGAAGAAATGCAACAGCTACATCACCCAGCTGTTGAGCACGATTTGATTTTTCTCAACGAAATGGGTGTAGACCCGGGAATAGACCACATGTCAGCAATGGAGGTCATTCATCGCATTCGCGCTGCGGGCGGAACGATGACGGCCTTTGAAAGCTTTACCGGAGGATTGCTGGCTCCTGAGAGCGAGAAAGATAACCCCTGGAAATATAAGTTTACCTGGAATCCGCGTAATGTAGTACTGGCAGGACAAGGAACCGTTAAATTTCGCCAGGAAGGCAAATACAAGTATATTCCCTATCACCGTTTGTTCAGACGCACCGAGGTTATTCAAATACCCGGCTATGGATACTTTGAGGGTTACGCAAACCGGGATTCCCTGAAATATCTGAGTGCATACAATCTGGAGGAAGTGAAAACCATCTATCGCGGCACCTTGCGCAGACCTGGCTTTTGCCGCACATGGAATGCGTTTGTTCAGCTTGGCGCCACCGATGATTCCTTTATTATGGAAGATACCGAGGAAATGACCTATCGGGAGTTTATCAACTCCTTTTTGTACTACGATCCTATAGCACCTGTAGAGTTAAAGCTGGCTCACTATATGAACTGGGATATTGATTCAGAAGAAATGCACAGGCTCAGATGGCTGGGTATATTTGAAAACAAAAAAGTGGGTCTGAAAAATGCTACTCCCGCACGCATTCTGCAAAAAATACTGGAAGATAAATGGACGCTGGAAAAAGAAGACAAAGACATGCTGGTGATGTGGCATAAGTTTAACTATCGCATCGGAGAAGAAGACAAAGAGCTGCATGCTTACCTTGTTGTGAAAGGGCAAGATCATATCAGAACCTCTATGGCTCAAACGGTAGGATTACCGGTAGCCCTGGCTGCCCGTTTAATTCTGAGTAATAAAATAAAAGCCCGGGGTGTGTTGATACCAACTCTCAGAGAAATCTACGAGCCCGTGTTGTCAGACCTGCGAAAACTGGGCATTTCCTTTCAAGAGATGCAGATAAAATGA
- a CDS encoding KamA family radical SAM protein, translating into MKALTYRSYSLHNFRQIPQMKILPEEIVFDIEIVGHVLPFKVNNYVIEKLIDWSHAPEDPIFTLTFPRKELLEPHHYQRIAALLKRNATREEIKSEANKIRLSLNPHPAGQMQLNVPEVDGIKLTGMQHKYRETVLFFPSQGQTCHAYCTFCFRWPQFVGMQELKFAMRETELLVRYVKKNPEVTDVLFTGGDPLIMKTKVLASYIEPLINANMDNLQTIRIGTKAFGYWPYRFTHDADASELLHLFERIVKAGKNLAIMAHFNHPVELSTEEVKEAIRKVRSTGAQIRTQSPIMRNINDSAEVWAEMWRQQVNLNCIPYYMFIARDTGAQHYFAIPLVKAWNIYRKAYQKVSGVCRTVRGPSLSCTPGKVQIIGVSEINEEKVIVMRMLQGRNPDWVCKPFFARYDETATWLDELRPAFGKKEFFFERELKNMYGESLAESQRFNFE; encoded by the coding sequence ATGAAAGCATTGACTTATCGTTCTTATTCCTTGCACAACTTTCGTCAGATACCGCAGATGAAAATATTGCCCGAAGAAATAGTTTTTGATATTGAGATAGTAGGCCATGTGCTCCCGTTTAAGGTAAATAACTATGTTATTGAAAAACTTATTGACTGGTCACATGCTCCGGAAGATCCGATTTTCACGCTCACATTCCCTAGAAAAGAATTGCTTGAACCTCATCACTATCAGCGGATTGCTGCCCTTCTGAAAAGAAATGCTACCCGGGAGGAAATAAAGAGTGAGGCAAACAAAATACGCCTTTCACTTAATCCGCATCCCGCTGGTCAAATGCAGCTGAATGTGCCGGAGGTTGATGGAATAAAGCTTACCGGCATGCAGCATAAGTATCGGGAAACGGTATTGTTTTTCCCCAGTCAGGGACAAACGTGCCATGCTTACTGTACTTTCTGCTTCCGGTGGCCTCAGTTTGTTGGCATGCAGGAATTGAAATTTGCTATGCGCGAAACGGAACTTCTGGTCAGATATGTGAAGAAAAATCCTGAAGTTACAGATGTCTTGTTTACCGGAGGTGATCCGTTGATTATGAAAACAAAGGTTCTGGCATCCTATATTGAACCTTTGATAAATGCGAATATGGATAATTTGCAAACTATCCGTATCGGGACTAAGGCTTTTGGCTATTGGCCGTATCGTTTTACGCATGATGCAGATGCTTCAGAGCTTTTACATCTTTTTGAACGTATTGTAAAAGCAGGAAAGAACCTGGCTATCATGGCTCACTTTAATCATCCTGTAGAGTTGTCTACAGAGGAAGTAAAGGAAGCCATTCGGAAGGTACGCAGCACGGGCGCCCAGATCCGCACGCAGTCACCTATTATGCGAAATATTAATGATTCTGCCGAGGTATGGGCCGAAATGTGGAGGCAACAGGTTAATCTGAATTGTATTCCCTACTACATGTTTATTGCCCGGGATACTGGCGCTCAGCACTACTTTGCTATTCCGCTCGTAAAAGCATGGAACATTTATCGGAAGGCCTATCAGAAGGTCAGTGGTGTTTGTCGCACGGTGCGAGGTCCAAGCCTATCATGCACGCCCGGCAAGGTGCAGATTATAGGCGTTTCTGAAATAAATGAGGAAAAAGTCATTGTTATGCGCATGCTGCAGGGGAGAAACCCTGATTGGGTATGCAAGCCCTTTTTTGCCAGGTATGATGAAACGGCAACCTGGCTTGACGAATTACGCCCTGCATTCGGGAAAAAGGAATTTTTCTTTGAGAGAGAATTGAAGAACATGTATGGTGAATCCCTTGCGGAAAGTCAAAGGTTTAATTTTGAATAA
- the ftsE gene encoding phosphonate ABC transporter ATP-binding protein — protein MESGDNLIDLRGACIFQGKTLVLNGVDLHVHKGEFVYLIGKTGSGKSSLMKALYGDLPLQQGEGQVVGFDLKKLKPGQVPYLRRKLGIVFQDFQLLMDRTVSDNLIFALRATGWKDKAQIQERINEVLTQVGLRTKGFRFPHELSGGEQQRVAIARALLNHPPLILADEPTGNLDPDTSDDIMQLLLRLNRELHTAVLMATHNYYIIEKFPARIIRCADGKLIEEDGMKVVG, from the coding sequence ATGGAATCCGGTGACAATTTAATTGACTTGAGGGGCGCTTGCATTTTTCAGGGGAAAACACTTGTGCTCAATGGGGTTGACCTGCATGTGCATAAGGGTGAGTTTGTTTATCTCATTGGAAAAACCGGAAGTGGCAAAAGCAGTCTGATGAAAGCCCTTTATGGAGATTTACCGCTTCAGCAGGGGGAAGGGCAGGTTGTAGGATTTGACCTGAAGAAGCTAAAGCCTGGTCAGGTGCCTTATTTGAGACGGAAGCTGGGTATTGTTTTTCAGGACTTTCAGCTGCTGATGGATCGCACGGTGTCAGATAATCTTATCTTTGCCCTGCGGGCAACCGGATGGAAAGACAAGGCACAGATTCAGGAACGAATAAATGAGGTATTAACGCAGGTTGGTTTGCGAACAAAGGGCTTTCGCTTTCCCCATGAGCTATCGGGAGGCGAGCAGCAGCGGGTAGCCATCGCCAGAGCCTTACTGAACCATCCTCCGCTCATTTTGGCCGATGAGCCTACCGGCAATCTTGATCCGGATACTTCCGATGATATCATGCAACTGCTGCTGCGGCTCAACAGGGAATTGCACACAGCCGTCCTGATGGCAACACACAACTATTACATTATTGAAAAATTTCCTGCCCGCATTATCCGCTGTGCCGATGGCAAGCTCATTGAAGAGGATGGTATGAAGGTGGTTGGGTAG
- the ltd gene encoding L-threonine 3-dehydrogenase: MAYLSPEFYMHTDNLLIIGALGQIGSELTSALRKIYGEQHVIASDIVEKRTLRNYEGIYEHLNVLDKERLKIIVRKYKINQVYLLAAILSARAEDNPHFAWRLNMESLFNVLELARDGLIQKIFWPSSIAVFGPTTPRRNTPQFTITEPITAYGISKLAGERWCAYYFRKFSVDVRSLRYPGLISYQTPPGGGTTDYAVDIFFKAVQYKSYTCYLKKNTYLPMMYMPDAIRATLELMAAPSSQIKIRSAYNVAAISFCPSELAAEIKKHIPEFRITYQPDFRQALADSWPQSIDDSPARKHWGWEPYYDLKKMTTDMLKNLRKTLQ, encoded by the coding sequence TTGGCTTATCTTTCGCCCGAATTTTATATGCATACGGACAATCTGCTTATCATCGGAGCCTTGGGCCAGATAGGTTCAGAACTAACATCTGCACTGAGAAAAATTTATGGTGAACAGCACGTCATAGCTTCTGATATTGTAGAGAAGCGTACCCTTCGCAACTATGAAGGAATCTATGAACACCTGAATGTGCTGGACAAAGAGCGGTTAAAAATTATTGTGCGCAAATACAAAATCAATCAGGTATATCTGCTTGCTGCTATCCTTTCAGCTAGAGCAGAAGACAATCCGCATTTTGCCTGGAGACTTAACATGGAGAGCCTTTTTAACGTGCTGGAACTTGCACGTGATGGACTTATTCAAAAAATTTTCTGGCCAAGCTCCATTGCTGTTTTCGGACCCACCACACCACGCAGAAACACTCCTCAGTTTACCATCACCGAGCCCATTACGGCATATGGTATCAGCAAACTTGCTGGAGAGCGATGGTGTGCATATTATTTCCGCAAGTTCAGCGTAGATGTCCGCAGCCTGCGCTACCCCGGATTAATCAGCTACCAGACTCCTCCCGGTGGCGGCACTACGGATTATGCCGTGGATATTTTTTTTAAAGCCGTTCAATACAAAAGCTATACCTGCTATCTGAAAAAAAATACCTATTTGCCGATGATGTATATGCCAGATGCGATTCGGGCAACATTGGAACTGATGGCTGCCCCTTCAAGTCAAATTAAAATCCGCTCTGCATATAATGTGGCGGCTATAAGTTTTTGCCCCTCAGAATTGGCTGCTGAAATAAAAAAGCACATTCCGGAATTCAGAATAACCTATCAGCCCGATTTTCGCCAGGCTCTTGCCGACTCCTGGCCACAGAGCATTGATGATTCACCTGCACGTAAACACTGGGGCTGGGAACCATATTACGACTTGAAAAAGATGACAACCGATATGCTGAAAAACCTCCGGAAAACTTTACAGTGA